From Calditrichota bacterium, a single genomic window includes:
- a CDS encoding DNA internalization-related competence protein ComEC/Rec2, whose translation MRGKPAVPCCVAFAIGVAVSRYLLQDCVSAQTAWAALGCCLVAVGIAALLVRRVEVTGALLVFSMMVAGALRYLLAAGVTDDPKHIIHFTGLPFPVRLRGMVASAPDQREGRVLVTLQASTLVVLGGEVPAHGKVLLSVQGGPSPLRYGDSLEVEGTLRLPRNRRNPGEFDYREYLRARGVHAVLACRDAKNIRYLSGGHGAWLLRKVVYPVREHMTSVVDRSLAGDEAAFLKGLLVGERGEIRPEVRQAFANTGVVHVLAVSGLHVGYVVLIAASICGVLRLPAGGRLLAICAVLALYVLVTEARPPVVRASIMAVLLLSGTAFRRVGNVWNSLAVAGLVVLLINPFELFQAGCQLSFAAVGSILGLYRWLQRAFRGLLLSAVEKDSFWGTSVLPLFFVSLAAQLGTLPLTAYYFGRVPLLSIVANLLVVPTVGVIVPLGYTTALLAPLCWPLAKFYAATNWLLLRCLIHGVEWVGSLPFAYVAYPRPRLMHAVAYYGLLVCFLHVREARWRARTLIFVLALACLAVWADAWRPRGRLEVTLLDVGQGDAVFLRFPNGKCLLVDAGPADSTYDAGRQVVEPFLRHEGVRRLDGIVVTHPHSDHYGGVAHLLRQFPVGLLFEPGQEQQEPLYQELLRVADSVGVRRQIIRAGDELTGWEPAQIFVLHPSEAFVRNSGPAPFGLNNCSLVLLVTFGKTRLLLTGDAETPAEEAMLRFGPLLRSQVLKVAHHGSGGASGERFLAAVAPELALISVGARNPHHHPSPATLARIKKQGAHIWRTDHYAAAVLRSDAQHWELVRWRRKLPPLPELLAW comes from the coding sequence ATGAGGGGAAAGCCGGCGGTTCCTTGTTGCGTGGCATTTGCCATAGGGGTAGCGGTGTCCCGCTACTTGCTGCAGGATTGCGTCTCTGCCCAAACGGCGTGGGCAGCGCTGGGGTGCTGCCTGGTGGCAGTGGGGATTGCCGCCCTACTGGTGCGCCGGGTTGAGGTCACCGGCGCCCTGTTGGTCTTCAGCATGATGGTGGCTGGAGCGCTCCGCTATTTGCTCGCAGCGGGGGTAACCGATGACCCTAAGCACATTATCCACTTCACTGGTCTACCGTTTCCCGTGCGTCTGCGCGGTATGGTCGCTTCTGCGCCAGACCAGCGCGAGGGGCGTGTACTGGTGACGCTGCAAGCGAGCACACTTGTGGTCTTGGGCGGCGAGGTGCCAGCGCACGGCAAGGTACTCCTCTCCGTGCAGGGCGGGCCAAGCCCCCTCCGCTACGGCGACTCCCTGGAGGTTGAGGGCACGCTGCGCCTGCCCCGGAACAGACGCAACCCTGGCGAGTTTGACTACCGCGAATACCTGCGGGCGCGCGGCGTACATGCGGTTCTTGCCTGCAGGGATGCCAAGAACATTCGCTACCTGAGCGGAGGGCACGGCGCGTGGCTTCTGCGCAAAGTGGTCTACCCGGTACGCGAGCACATGACCTCCGTGGTGGATCGTTCTCTGGCGGGCGATGAGGCGGCCTTTCTCAAAGGTTTGCTCGTCGGCGAAAGGGGAGAGATTAGGCCTGAGGTACGTCAGGCCTTTGCCAACACCGGCGTCGTGCACGTGCTGGCGGTGAGCGGGTTGCACGTGGGATATGTGGTGCTCATTGCCGCGTCGATCTGCGGGGTGCTCCGCCTACCGGCGGGCGGGAGGCTGCTTGCCATTTGCGCAGTGCTGGCCCTGTATGTGCTGGTCACTGAGGCCCGTCCCCCGGTCGTGCGAGCCTCCATCATGGCGGTGTTGCTCCTCAGCGGCACGGCCTTTCGACGGGTGGGCAATGTCTGGAACTCGCTGGCAGTCGCAGGACTGGTGGTGCTGCTCATCAACCCCTTCGAGCTCTTCCAAGCGGGCTGCCAACTGTCGTTTGCTGCAGTGGGCTCTATTCTCGGCCTCTATCGCTGGCTGCAGCGTGCCTTTCGCGGCCTGTTGCTGAGCGCGGTGGAGAAGGACAGCTTTTGGGGAACCTCAGTGCTCCCTCTGTTCTTTGTCTCATTGGCCGCACAGCTTGGCACTCTCCCGTTGACTGCCTACTATTTCGGGCGTGTGCCGCTGTTGTCCATCGTCGCCAATCTGCTGGTGGTGCCTACGGTGGGTGTCATCGTGCCGTTGGGCTACACCACGGCACTGCTCGCTCCGCTGTGCTGGCCACTGGCGAAGTTCTACGCCGCGACCAATTGGCTTTTGCTCAGGTGCCTGATCCACGGCGTCGAGTGGGTGGGGAGTCTGCCGTTTGCCTATGTTGCCTATCCCAGGCCGCGGCTCATGCACGCAGTGGCTTACTACGGTCTGCTGGTTTGTTTTCTGCACGTGCGCGAAGCCCGCTGGCGAGCGCGCACCTTGATTTTCGTCCTCGCCTTGGCGTGCCTCGCCGTGTGGGCGGATGCCTGGAGGCCACGCGGAAGACTTGAGGTCACTCTGCTCGACGTGGGACAGGGCGATGCGGTATTTCTCCGCTTCCCCAACGGCAAATGCCTGTTGGTGGACGCCGGCCCGGCAGACTCAACCTACGACGCTGGCCGGCAGGTGGTGGAACCGTTCCTGCGCCATGAGGGCGTGCGTCGGCTGGACGGCATCGTGGTCACGCACCCGCACAGTGACCACTATGGAGGTGTCGCGCACCTGCTGCGCCAATTCCCCGTGGGACTGCTCTTTGAGCCTGGCCAGGAGCAACAGGAGCCTTTGTACCAGGAGCTTCTCAGAGTGGCCGACAGTGTCGGGGTCCGGCGGCAGATCATACGGGCCGGTGACGAACTGACCGGGTGGGAGCCGGCGCAGATCTTCGTGCTTCACCCTTCTGAGGCCTTTGTGCGGAATAGCGGGCCAGCGCCGTTCGGCCTCAACAACTGCTCTCTGGTGCTGCTGGTGACGTTTGGAAAGACACGCCTGCTGCTGACCGGAGATGCGGAAACGCCGGCCGAAGAGGCCATGTTGCGCTTTGGCCCGCTGCTGAGGAGTCAGGTCCTCAAAGTGGCCCACCACGGAAGCGGAGGGGCCTCGGGGGAGCGGTTCCTTGCAGCGGTGGCGCCGGAGCTTGCCCTCATCTCGGTGGGGGCACGGAACCCGCATCATCACCCCTCCCCTGCCACGCTGGCGCGCATCAAGAAGCAGGGGGCCCACATTTGGCGAACGGACCATTACGCGGCCGCCGTCTTGCGCAGCGACGCTCAGCATTGGGAGCTTGTC